A genomic segment from Dechloromonas denitrificans encodes:
- the pilW gene encoding type IV pilus biogenesis/stability protein PilW produces MKLFSLSRHAVGTCLLILCAFGVQAQSNFDAPSNPRNQSSSDPKNRAKIHTELGSMYFQGGNMSVALDELRIALEADSGYVQAYSVRGLVYANLKEYARAEADFRRALEIAPNDPEVNNNYGWYLCETGKERQSIAYFLNALKSSLYETPDRAYTNAGTCALKAGDLDGAQNYLLQALRFARDEAVSARFQLASLFYQRGNLEESRVYLTDSLKMMGQPSAEALWLGVRLERKLGNRVAEGSYAAQLRSRHPTSPEYQEFLKGNF; encoded by the coding sequence GTGAAACTGTTCTCTTTGTCCCGGCACGCGGTCGGAACCTGCCTGCTGATCTTGTGTGCCTTCGGGGTGCAGGCACAGAGTAATTTTGACGCGCCTTCCAATCCGCGTAATCAAAGTTCAAGCGACCCCAAGAATCGGGCAAAAATCCATACTGAACTGGGCTCCATGTATTTCCAGGGGGGCAACATGTCGGTTGCACTCGATGAGTTGCGCATCGCTCTTGAAGCCGATTCGGGATACGTGCAGGCCTACAGCGTGCGTGGCCTGGTGTATGCCAATCTCAAGGAATATGCCCGCGCCGAAGCCGATTTCAGGCGGGCGCTGGAGATTGCGCCGAACGACCCGGAAGTCAATAACAACTACGGTTGGTATCTGTGCGAGACGGGCAAGGAACGGCAGTCGATTGCCTACTTCCTGAATGCCCTCAAGAGCTCCCTCTACGAAACACCGGACCGGGCTTATACGAATGCCGGAACGTGCGCACTCAAGGCCGGTGATCTCGACGGGGCACAGAATTATTTGCTGCAAGCACTGCGTTTTGCTCGCGACGAGGCTGTTTCTGCCCGTTTCCAGCTGGCCAGTCTGTTTTATCAGCGCGGAAATCTTGAAGAGTCACGGGTTTATCTGACCGACTCTTTGAAAATGATGGGGCAACCCTCCGCCGAAGCCTTGTGGCTCGGTGTCCGCCTTGAGCGCAAGCTCGGCAATCGGGTTGCCGAAGGTAGTTATGCGGCGCAATTGCGTAGTCGTCACCCGACATCGCCCGAATATCAGGAATTCCTCAAAGGTAATTTTTAA
- a CDS encoding helix-turn-helix domain-containing protein, which produces MSEQLNEGEIPVLNVEVEAPPTVSVGQQLRSARLARGLALPDVAQTLKLGVRQIEALENGDWQGLPGQTFIRGFVRNYARLLQVDAGPLMLQLDSILEKPAKTLAVPEGRLGSMPQTGGSISRRDRAVILSGIGLVAVAGLVYFLLPNDLSSLRESTQGLLDSFARKEAPAPVAASAPEPVFPPGSTPQQIMNPQAEPVPPAPAEVAAPAPAPAAPAAAPVAAVASEQKAPVPGAAQLRFVFDKESWVEVRDRDDRIIFSQRPGSGAERQVAGQGPLSLVIGYAPGVKLYWRGELIDLVPHTRGDVARLVLE; this is translated from the coding sequence ATGAGTGAGCAGCTTAACGAGGGAGAAATTCCGGTCCTCAATGTTGAAGTCGAGGCACCGCCGACGGTCAGTGTCGGCCAGCAGTTGCGTAGTGCAAGGTTGGCCCGTGGTCTTGCCTTGCCCGATGTGGCGCAGACGCTGAAATTGGGCGTGCGACAGATTGAAGCGCTTGAAAATGGTGATTGGCAAGGCTTGCCGGGCCAAACCTTCATTCGTGGTTTTGTGCGCAATTACGCACGGCTGCTTCAGGTCGATGCGGGGCCGCTGATGCTGCAACTCGACAGCATTCTTGAAAAGCCGGCCAAGACACTGGCTGTGCCTGAAGGCCGTCTGGGTTCGATGCCGCAGACCGGTGGCTCGATTTCACGTCGTGACCGTGCCGTCATTCTCTCTGGAATCGGCCTGGTTGCCGTGGCTGGGCTGGTTTACTTCCTGTTGCCGAATGATTTGTCTTCGCTGCGCGAAAGTACGCAGGGTTTGCTCGATTCTTTTGCCCGCAAGGAAGCGCCTGCGCCGGTTGCAGCATCTGCGCCGGAACCGGTTTTCCCGCCAGGTTCGACGCCGCAGCAAATCATGAATCCGCAAGCTGAGCCGGTGCCGCCTGCGCCAGCCGAAGTGGCTGCGCCTGCACCTGCACCTGCCGCTCCTGCCGCAGCGCCGGTGGCTGCGGTTGCCAGCGAGCAAAAAGCACCGGTTCCCGGTGCGGCGCAGTTGCGTTTTGTTTTTGATAAGGAATCCTGGGTCGAGGTCCGTGATCGTGACGACCGGATCATTTTTTCCCAGCGTCCGGGCAGTGGTGCCGAGCGTCAGGTTGCAGGGCAGGGGCCACTTTCTCTGGTGATTGGTTACGCGCCGGGCGTCAAGCTCTACTGGCGTGGAGAGTTGATTGATCTGGTCCCGCATACCCGTGGCGATGTGGCCCGTCTGGTGCTGGAGTAA
- the ndk gene encoding nucleoside-diphosphate kinase yields MAIELALSIIKPDAVAKNVIGKIYSRFESNGLKIVASKMVWLSEQEAGQFYAVHKARPFFADLVKFMTSGPVMIQVLEGENAIAKNRELMGATNPKEAAPGTIRADFAESIDANAVHGSDAPETAAVEVAFFFPGLNVYAGR; encoded by the coding sequence ATGGCTATCGAACTCGCCCTCTCCATCATCAAACCCGATGCTGTTGCCAAGAACGTTATTGGCAAGATTTATTCCCGTTTTGAATCCAACGGTCTGAAGATCGTTGCTTCCAAGATGGTTTGGTTGTCCGAACAGGAAGCCGGCCAGTTCTACGCCGTGCACAAGGCTCGCCCGTTCTTTGCTGATCTGGTCAAGTTCATGACCTCCGGTCCGGTCATGATTCAGGTTCTCGAAGGCGAAAACGCCATCGCCAAGAATCGCGAACTGATGGGTGCCACCAACCCGAAGGAAGCCGCGCCGGGCACCATCCGTGCTGACTTCGCCGAGTCGATCGATGCCAACGCCGTGCACGGCTCTGACGCTCCGGAAACCGCCGCTGTTGAAGTTGCGTTCTTCTTCCCGGGCCTGAACGTTTACGCTGGCCGCTAA
- the rlmN gene encoding 23S rRNA (adenine(2503)-C(2))-methyltransferase RlmN produces the protein MTVNLLDFDGESLTAWFAEQGEKPFRAKQVLRWMHRSGVADFDAMTDIAKSLREKLKVMAVVAPPAVVSDKLSDDGTRKFLIDVGNNNAVETVFIPEDDRGTLCVSTQAGCALDCAFCSTGKQGFNRNLTVAEIIGQVWQANNALGAVHGDERVISNVVLMGMGEPLANFENSVAALKLMLDDNAYGLSRRRVTVSTSGLVPVMDRLRDECPVALAVSLHAPNDKLRDELVPINQKYPLKELMAACQRYLEKAPRDFITFEYVMLDGINDSDAHARELLALVKHVPCKFNLIPFNPFPGSPFKRSPAERVRRFADILMQAGIITTTRKTRGDDIDAACGQLAGQVQDKTKRTAGRVIRIKEESA, from the coding sequence ATGACCGTCAATCTGCTGGATTTCGATGGCGAAAGCCTGACTGCCTGGTTTGCCGAGCAGGGTGAAAAACCCTTCCGGGCCAAGCAGGTTTTGCGCTGGATGCATCGTTCCGGGGTGGCGGACTTCGACGCCATGACCGATATTGCCAAGAGTCTTCGCGAGAAGCTCAAGGTGATGGCGGTCGTGGCGCCGCCTGCCGTCGTCTCCGACAAGCTGTCGGATGACGGCACGCGCAAGTTTCTGATCGATGTCGGCAACAACAATGCCGTCGAAACGGTGTTCATTCCCGAAGACGATCGCGGCACGCTGTGCGTGTCGACTCAAGCTGGTTGTGCGCTCGATTGCGCCTTCTGTTCAACCGGCAAGCAAGGTTTCAACCGCAACCTGACGGTGGCCGAAATCATCGGGCAGGTATGGCAGGCCAACAATGCGCTTGGCGCGGTCCACGGCGACGAACGGGTCATTTCCAATGTCGTGCTGATGGGCATGGGCGAGCCGCTGGCCAATTTTGAGAATTCCGTTGCCGCTCTGAAGCTGATGCTCGACGACAACGCTTATGGTCTGTCGCGTCGCCGCGTCACGGTCTCCACGTCCGGTCTGGTGCCGGTGATGGATCGACTGCGCGACGAATGTCCGGTCGCCCTGGCTGTCTCGCTGCACGCGCCGAATGACAAGCTGCGCGATGAGCTGGTGCCGATCAACCAGAAATATCCGCTCAAGGAATTGATGGCGGCTTGCCAGCGTTATCTGGAAAAAGCGCCGCGCGATTTCATCACCTTCGAGTACGTCATGCTCGACGGCATCAACGACAGCGATGCCCACGCCCGCGAATTGCTGGCGCTGGTCAAGCATGTGCCGTGCAAGTTCAACCTGATTCCGTTCAACCCCTTTCCGGGGTCGCCGTTCAAGCGCTCCCCGGCTGAGCGGGTGCGCCGCTTTGCCGATATCCTGATGCAGGCTGGCATCATTACGACGACGCGCAAGACGCGGGGTGATGATATCGACGCCGCATGCGGCCAGTTGGCCGGCCAGGTTCAGGACAAGACCAAGCGGACGGCCGGACGTGTTATTCGAATCAAGGAGGAAAGCGCGTGA